A window from Physeter macrocephalus isolate SW-GA chromosome 11, ASM283717v5, whole genome shotgun sequence encodes these proteins:
- the DORIP1 gene encoding uncharacterized protein C14orf28 homolog — protein sequence MKTLFEEIKASIKNNYNQDRSFWRPVLPWGGVFTIKAGRKAVSCTPLYVEIRLKNTCTIDGFLMLLYVILNENENFPRELSLHLGREFIDCFLYLMDTYSFTTVKLLWIWDKMEKQQYKSEVHKASLIIDLFGNEHDNFTKNLENLMSTIQESYCSNWRCPTRVQEDQQRTININPPQEIPHGNLIRLAVDELFCSRIELCEECGCGGLREFSQRVFCHGAPPFVVLNMQHWKSEDLAYVPYYLDLSDHKYLLEGATLFNKEEHHYSAAFQIDGHWMHYDGLRNVNLILLNKPPEFLLLSSLVYIRATEK from the exons aTGAAGACACTGTTTGAAGAGATCAAAGcatcaattaaaaataactataaccaAGATCGCTCATTCTGGAGGCCTGTTCTTCCTTGGGGAGGTGTTTTTACTATCAAAGCTGGCCGCAAAGCAGTATCCTGTACACCACTCTATGTTGAAATAAGACTGAAAAATACCTGCACCATAGATGGATTCTTGATGTTATTGTATGTTAttcttaatgaaaatgaaaatttccccAGGGAACTCTCTCTTCATTTAGGTAGAGAATTTAtagactgttttctttatttaatggACACCTACAGTTTTACAACTGTGAAGCTACTTTGGATTTgggacaaaatggaaaaacagcaaTACAAATCTGAAGTTCATAAAGCTTCATTAATAATTGATTTGTTTGGGAATGAGCAtgataattttacaaaaaatcttgaaaacctCATGTCGACCATACAAGAGAGTTACTGTTCCAACTGGCGATGCCCAACTCGAGTGCAGGAAGATCAGCAGCGCACAATTAATATAAA TCCTCCCCAAGAAATTCCACATGGAAACTTGATACGACTGGCTGTGGATGAGTTATTCTGTTCCAGGATTGAACTGTGTGAAGAGTGTGG GTGTGGTGGCTTAAGGGAATTTTCCCAACGAGTGTTCTGCCACGGGGCACCCCCTTTTGTTGTCTTAAATATGCAGCATTGGAAATCTGAAGATCTGGCATATGTACCCTATTACTTGGATTTATCTGATCACAa GTATTTGTTGGAAGGTGCCACACTGTTTAATAAAGAGGAACATCATTATTCTGCAGCTTTTCAAATTGATGGACATTGGATGCACTATGATGGCCTCAGAAAtgtgaatttaattttgttaaataaacCCCCAGAGTTTCTCCTCTTGTCATCATTAGTTTATATTCGAgcaacagagaaataa
- the KLHL28 gene encoding kelch-like protein 28 isoform X3 → MLIGLWLHQSNLCLCGQITFSSSVCVKSPLPSYKMDHTSPTYMLANLTHLHSEQLLQGLNLLRQHHELCDIILRDTVESLLPAANLLQVKLVLKECCAFLESQLDPGNCIGISRFAETYGCHDLYLAATKYVCQNFEAVCQTEEFFELTHADLDEIVSNDCLNVATEETVFYALESWIKYDVQERQKYLAQLLNSVRLPLLSVKFLTRLYEANHLIRDDRTCKHLLNEALKYHFMPEHRLSHQTVLMTRPRCAPKVLCAVGGKSGLFACLDSVEMYFPQNDSWIGLAPLNIPRYEFGICVLDQKVYVIGGIETNVRPGITIRKHENSVECWNPDTNTWTSLERMNESRSTLGVVVLAGELYALGGYDGQSYLQSVEKYIPKVRKWQPVAPMTTTRSCFAAAVLDGMIYAIGGYGPAHMNSVERYDPSKDSWEMVASMADKRIHFGVGVMLGFIFVVGGHNGVSHLSSIERYDPHQNQWTVCRPMKEPRTGVGAAVIDNYLYVVGGHSGSSYLNTVQKYDPISDTWLDSAGMIYCRCNFGLTAL, encoded by the exons ATGTTGATTGGTTTGTGGCTGCATcagtccaatctctgcctctgtggtcagattaccttctcttcttctgtctGTGTCAAATCTCCTCTGCCTTCTTATAAG atGGACCACACATCCCCGACCTACATGCTTGCTAACTTAACCCACTTACATTCTGAACAACTTCTACAGGGCCTGAATCTTCTTCGTCAACATCACGAACTCTGTGACATCATTCTTCGA GACACAGTTGAATCTCTCCTTCCAGCAGCAAACCTACTACAGGTAAAACTTGTCCTTAAAGAATGTTGTGCATTTCTTGAAAGCCAACTTGATCCTGGTAATTGTATTGGAATTTCTCGCTTTGCAGAGACATACGGTTGTCATGACCTTTATTTGGCAGCCACTAAATACGTATGCCAGAATTTTGAAGCAGTTTGCCAGACTGAAGAGTTTTTTGAGCTTACGCATGCTGATTTGGATGAAATTGTTTCCAATGACTGTTTGAATGTAGctactgaagagactgttttttatGCACTTGAGTCTTGGATCAAGTATGACGTCCAAGAACGCCAGAAATACTTAGCACAGCTACTTAACAGTGTACGATTACCATTGCTGAGTGTTAAGTTTCTCACTAGATTATATGAAGCAAATCATCTTATTCGTGATGATCGCACTTGTAAACATCTTTTGAATGAAGCTCTGAAGTACCACTTTATGCCTGAACACAGACTCTCTCATCAGACAGTCTTGATGACACGACCTCGCTGTGCTCCCAAAGTACTTTGTGCAGTAGGAGGAAAATCTGGACTGTTTGCCTGTTTGGATAG tGTGGAGATGTACTTTCCTCAGAATGACTCTTGGATTGGTTTGGCACCCCTAAACATTCCTCGCTATGAATTTGGAATATGCGTTTTAGACCAAAAAGTGTACGTTATAGGTGGTATTGAAACTAATGTGCGTCCTGGCATCACTatcagaaaacatgaaaattcaGTCGAATGCTGGAATCCTGATACAAATACCTGGACTTCTcttgagagaatgaatgagagcCGAAGTACCCTTGGAGTAGTGGTACTTGCAGGAGAACTTTATGCTTTAGGTGGTTATGAtggacaatcttatttacaatcTGTAGAGAAGTATATTCCCAAAGTAAGAAAGTGGCAACCTGTGGCACCAATGACTACAACAAGAAGTTGTTTTGCCGCAGCTGTGTTGGATGGAATGATATATGCCATTGGTGGGTATGGTCCTGCCCACATGAACAG TGTGGAGCGTTATGATCCAAGTAAAGACTCCTGGGAGATGGTTGCATCTATGGCAGATAAAAGGATTCACTTTGGTGTGGGTGTCATGctaggttttatttttgtggtggGTGGACATAATGGTGTTTCACATTTGTCAAGCATTGAAAGATATGACCCTCATCAAAATCAGTGGACTGTGTGTAGACCAATGAAAGAACCCAGAACAG GAGTTGGTGCTGCAGTAATTGATAACTACCTTTATGTAGTGGGTGGTCACTCAGGGTCTTCCTATCTGAATACCGTGCAGAAATATGACCCTATCTCAGATACATGGCTGGATTCAGCTGGCATGATATACTGTCGCTGCAATTTTGGATTAACTGCACTTTGA
- the KLHL28 gene encoding kelch-like protein 28 isoform X2, which yields MDHTSPTYMLANLTHLHSEQLLQGLNLLRQHHELCDIILRVGDVKIHAHKVVLASISPYFKAMFTGNLSEKENSEVEFQCIDETALQAIVEYAYTGTVFISQDTVESLLPAANLLQVKLVLKECCAFLESQLDPGNCIGISRFAETYGCHDLYLAATKYVCQNFEAVCQTEEFFELTHADLDEIVSNDCLNVATEETVFYALESWIKYDVQERQKYLAQLLNSVRLPLLSVKFLTRLYEANHLIRDDRTCKHLLNEALKYHFMPEHRLSHQTVLMTRPRCAPKVLCAVGGKSGLFACLDSVEMYFPQNDSWIGLAPLNIPRYEFGICVLDQKVYVIGGIETNVRPGITIRKHENSVECWNPDTNTWTSLERMNESRSTLGVVVLAGELYALGGYDGQSYLQSVEKYIPKVRKWQPVAPMTTTRSCFAAAVLDGMIYAIGGYGPAHMNSVERYDPSKDSWEMVASMADKRIHFGVGVMLGFIFVVGGHNGVSHLSSIERYDPHQNQWTVCRPMKEPRTGVGAAVIDNYLYVVGGHSGSSYLNTVQKYDPISDTWLDSAGMIYCRCNFGLTAL from the exons atGGACCACACATCCCCGACCTACATGCTTGCTAACTTAACCCACTTACATTCTGAACAACTTCTACAGGGCCTGAATCTTCTTCGTCAACATCACGAACTCTGTGACATCATTCTTCGAGTAGGTGATGTTAAAATCCATGCTCACAAAGTGGTACTTGCCAGCATTAGCCCATATTTCAAAGCTATGTTTACTGGAAACCTTTCTGAAAAAGAGAACAGTGAGGTTGAGTTTCAGTGCATTGATGAAACTGCTCTCCAGGCCATTGTGGAATATGCCTATACAGGGACTGTTTTTATTTCACAGGACACAGTTGAATCTCTCCTTCCAGCAGCAAACCTACTACAGGTAAAACTTGTCCTTAAAGAATGTTGTGCATTTCTTGAAAGCCAACTTGATCCTGGTAATTGTATTGGAATTTCTCGCTTTGCAGAGACATACGGTTGTCATGACCTTTATTTGGCAGCCACTAAATACGTATGCCAGAATTTTGAAGCAGTTTGCCAGACTGAAGAGTTTTTTGAGCTTACGCATGCTGATTTGGATGAAATTGTTTCCAATGACTGTTTGAATGTAGctactgaagagactgttttttatGCACTTGAGTCTTGGATCAAGTATGACGTCCAAGAACGCCAGAAATACTTAGCACAGCTACTTAACAGTGTACGATTACCATTGCTGAGTGTTAAGTTTCTCACTAGATTATATGAAGCAAATCATCTTATTCGTGATGATCGCACTTGTAAACATCTTTTGAATGAAGCTCTGAAGTACCACTTTATGCCTGAACACAGACTCTCTCATCAGACAGTCTTGATGACACGACCTCGCTGTGCTCCCAAAGTACTTTGTGCAGTAGGAGGAAAATCTGGACTGTTTGCCTGTTTGGATAG tGTGGAGATGTACTTTCCTCAGAATGACTCTTGGATTGGTTTGGCACCCCTAAACATTCCTCGCTATGAATTTGGAATATGCGTTTTAGACCAAAAAGTGTACGTTATAGGTGGTATTGAAACTAATGTGCGTCCTGGCATCACTatcagaaaacatgaaaattcaGTCGAATGCTGGAATCCTGATACAAATACCTGGACTTCTcttgagagaatgaatgagagcCGAAGTACCCTTGGAGTAGTGGTACTTGCAGGAGAACTTTATGCTTTAGGTGGTTATGAtggacaatcttatttacaatcTGTAGAGAAGTATATTCCCAAAGTAAGAAAGTGGCAACCTGTGGCACCAATGACTACAACAAGAAGTTGTTTTGCCGCAGCTGTGTTGGATGGAATGATATATGCCATTGGTGGGTATGGTCCTGCCCACATGAACAG TGTGGAGCGTTATGATCCAAGTAAAGACTCCTGGGAGATGGTTGCATCTATGGCAGATAAAAGGATTCACTTTGGTGTGGGTGTCATGctaggttttatttttgtggtggGTGGACATAATGGTGTTTCACATTTGTCAAGCATTGAAAGATATGACCCTCATCAAAATCAGTGGACTGTGTGTAGACCAATGAAAGAACCCAGAACAG GAGTTGGTGCTGCAGTAATTGATAACTACCTTTATGTAGTGGGTGGTCACTCAGGGTCTTCCTATCTGAATACCGTGCAGAAATATGACCCTATCTCAGATACATGGCTGGATTCAGCTGGCATGATATACTGTCGCTGCAATTTTGGATTAACTGCACTTTGA
- the KLHL28 gene encoding kelch-like protein 28 isoform X1: protein MLIGLWLHQSNLCLCGQITFSSSVCVKSPLPSYKMDHTSPTYMLANLTHLHSEQLLQGLNLLRQHHELCDIILRVGDVKIHAHKVVLASISPYFKAMFTGNLSEKENSEVEFQCIDETALQAIVEYAYTGTVFISQDTVESLLPAANLLQVKLVLKECCAFLESQLDPGNCIGISRFAETYGCHDLYLAATKYVCQNFEAVCQTEEFFELTHADLDEIVSNDCLNVATEETVFYALESWIKYDVQERQKYLAQLLNSVRLPLLSVKFLTRLYEANHLIRDDRTCKHLLNEALKYHFMPEHRLSHQTVLMTRPRCAPKVLCAVGGKSGLFACLDSVEMYFPQNDSWIGLAPLNIPRYEFGICVLDQKVYVIGGIETNVRPGITIRKHENSVECWNPDTNTWTSLERMNESRSTLGVVVLAGELYALGGYDGQSYLQSVEKYIPKVRKWQPVAPMTTTRSCFAAAVLDGMIYAIGGYGPAHMNSVERYDPSKDSWEMVASMADKRIHFGVGVMLGFIFVVGGHNGVSHLSSIERYDPHQNQWTVCRPMKEPRTGVGAAVIDNYLYVVGGHSGSSYLNTVQKYDPISDTWLDSAGMIYCRCNFGLTAL from the exons ATGTTGATTGGTTTGTGGCTGCATcagtccaatctctgcctctgtggtcagattaccttctcttcttctgtctGTGTCAAATCTCCTCTGCCTTCTTATAAG atGGACCACACATCCCCGACCTACATGCTTGCTAACTTAACCCACTTACATTCTGAACAACTTCTACAGGGCCTGAATCTTCTTCGTCAACATCACGAACTCTGTGACATCATTCTTCGAGTAGGTGATGTTAAAATCCATGCTCACAAAGTGGTACTTGCCAGCATTAGCCCATATTTCAAAGCTATGTTTACTGGAAACCTTTCTGAAAAAGAGAACAGTGAGGTTGAGTTTCAGTGCATTGATGAAACTGCTCTCCAGGCCATTGTGGAATATGCCTATACAGGGACTGTTTTTATTTCACAGGACACAGTTGAATCTCTCCTTCCAGCAGCAAACCTACTACAGGTAAAACTTGTCCTTAAAGAATGTTGTGCATTTCTTGAAAGCCAACTTGATCCTGGTAATTGTATTGGAATTTCTCGCTTTGCAGAGACATACGGTTGTCATGACCTTTATTTGGCAGCCACTAAATACGTATGCCAGAATTTTGAAGCAGTTTGCCAGACTGAAGAGTTTTTTGAGCTTACGCATGCTGATTTGGATGAAATTGTTTCCAATGACTGTTTGAATGTAGctactgaagagactgttttttatGCACTTGAGTCTTGGATCAAGTATGACGTCCAAGAACGCCAGAAATACTTAGCACAGCTACTTAACAGTGTACGATTACCATTGCTGAGTGTTAAGTTTCTCACTAGATTATATGAAGCAAATCATCTTATTCGTGATGATCGCACTTGTAAACATCTTTTGAATGAAGCTCTGAAGTACCACTTTATGCCTGAACACAGACTCTCTCATCAGACAGTCTTGATGACACGACCTCGCTGTGCTCCCAAAGTACTTTGTGCAGTAGGAGGAAAATCTGGACTGTTTGCCTGTTTGGATAG tGTGGAGATGTACTTTCCTCAGAATGACTCTTGGATTGGTTTGGCACCCCTAAACATTCCTCGCTATGAATTTGGAATATGCGTTTTAGACCAAAAAGTGTACGTTATAGGTGGTATTGAAACTAATGTGCGTCCTGGCATCACTatcagaaaacatgaaaattcaGTCGAATGCTGGAATCCTGATACAAATACCTGGACTTCTcttgagagaatgaatgagagcCGAAGTACCCTTGGAGTAGTGGTACTTGCAGGAGAACTTTATGCTTTAGGTGGTTATGAtggacaatcttatttacaatcTGTAGAGAAGTATATTCCCAAAGTAAGAAAGTGGCAACCTGTGGCACCAATGACTACAACAAGAAGTTGTTTTGCCGCAGCTGTGTTGGATGGAATGATATATGCCATTGGTGGGTATGGTCCTGCCCACATGAACAG TGTGGAGCGTTATGATCCAAGTAAAGACTCCTGGGAGATGGTTGCATCTATGGCAGATAAAAGGATTCACTTTGGTGTGGGTGTCATGctaggttttatttttgtggtggGTGGACATAATGGTGTTTCACATTTGTCAAGCATTGAAAGATATGACCCTCATCAAAATCAGTGGACTGTGTGTAGACCAATGAAAGAACCCAGAACAG GAGTTGGTGCTGCAGTAATTGATAACTACCTTTATGTAGTGGGTGGTCACTCAGGGTCTTCCTATCTGAATACCGTGCAGAAATATGACCCTATCTCAGATACATGGCTGGATTCAGCTGGCATGATATACTGTCGCTGCAATTTTGGATTAACTGCACTTTGA